In a single window of the Melioribacteraceae bacterium genome:
- the amrS gene encoding AmmeMemoRadiSam system radical SAM enzyme, which yields MIKDSLHLAKWWTEDNNGKLLCTLCPRYCSIGESQAGFCYIRQNINGKLYSTGYGHPTGFAIDPIEKKPLNHFYPGTQILSFGTAGCNLGCKFCQNWSMSKTKLDNIHSLDVTPTQVVELAINNKVPSIAYTYNDPVIFGEYVIDISKIAREVNIKNVMVTAGYIDKNARSEVFEYIDAANVDLKGFTESFYYKLTASHINPVLDTLIWIKKETDIWLEITTLLIPDENDNDDELKLMCNWIVENLGDEVPLHFTAFHPDFKMLSKPRTPHKTLFRAREIALKGGIKYCYLGNIHNEAGSSTYCHYCKHLLIERDWHSIIQNNIKSNQCPKCGAIIPGIFM from the coding sequence ATGATAAAAGATTCGCTACATCTGGCAAAATGGTGGACCGAAGATAATAACGGAAAGTTATTATGTACGTTATGCCCCCGTTATTGTTCAATTGGCGAATCTCAAGCGGGATTTTGTTATATCCGCCAAAATATAAATGGAAAACTTTATTCAACCGGTTATGGTCATCCTACCGGATTTGCGATTGACCCAATCGAGAAGAAGCCATTAAACCATTTTTATCCCGGTACACAAATATTAAGTTTTGGTACTGCCGGGTGTAATCTTGGTTGCAAGTTTTGTCAGAATTGGTCAATGAGTAAAACAAAGCTCGATAATATTCATTCATTAGATGTAACTCCAACCCAAGTTGTTGAATTAGCAATAAACAACAAAGTACCTTCAATCGCATACACGTACAACGATCCGGTAATCTTTGGCGAATATGTAATTGATATTTCTAAGATTGCCAGAGAGGTAAATATTAAAAATGTGATGGTTACTGCCGGCTATATTGATAAAAATGCTCGAAGTGAAGTCTTTGAATATATTGATGCCGCCAATGTTGATTTAAAAGGATTTACAGAATCGTTTTATTATAAACTTACCGCTTCTCATATCAATCCGGTGCTTGATACTTTAATTTGGATAAAGAAGGAAACCGATATTTGGCTGGAGATTACTACTCTACTTATTCCCGATGAAAATGATAACGATGACGAATTAAAATTAATGTGCAATTGGATCGTTGAAAATTTAGGAGATGAAGTTCCTCTTCACTTTACTGCATTCCATCCCGATTTTAAAATGCTCTCAAAACCAAGGACTCCCCACAAAACTCTTTTTAGAGCCAGAGAAATTGCCCTAAAGGGGGGAATAAAGTATTGCTATCTGGGAAATATTCATAATGAAGCAGGTAGTTCAACTTACTGCCACTACTGTAAACATTTACTTATAGAACGAGACTGGCATTCAATAATCCAAAACAACATTAAATCCAATCAATGCCCAAAGTGTGGTGCCATAATTCCCGGGATATTTATGTGA
- a CDS encoding GHKL domain-containing protein has translation MQQLSLLLQALPKSSLDSTFQSLERIDRNLLLSFENPLFFALIVVVVVLVVMFIFYRFIIIPMRVKHLIQEEKLRLQQAEMMAKFAEFSPDIILRVDVEGKIILANNTAHKAFHHSHQLLGEQIQNLLPFLIDVNIEQIIDNNIITDYSYQLNNSHFQFLLAGVAKFNVCQVYGRDISQLKKTEENLIDALGRAEESKKLKEFFLAQISHEIRSPLNVIVGYSDYLKDELLREGIPDYSPILLAIKNNSKRLYRTFDLLLNMSQIHAGKYEPRFEKVNLQALILTILEEYNSLAQEKELNIEFVNELQPEFSILIDYYSIIHAFSNLLDNAIKYTDSGKIEIRIRRDDKYVCVDFKDTGKGMGKEYIDRLFTPFTQEEMGYTRKYDGTGLGLAIVKNYIDQNGGKIHVKSEINKGTTFTVLLKEGYKWAQQFKNPNF, from the coding sequence ATGCAGCAGCTTTCTTTATTATTACAAGCATTGCCCAAATCATCTTTGGACTCTACTTTTCAATCGTTAGAGCGGATCGATCGGAATTTATTACTAAGCTTTGAGAATCCATTATTCTTCGCACTCATTGTGGTTGTAGTTGTTCTGGTTGTAATGTTTATCTTTTACCGGTTTATAATTATTCCGATGAGGGTAAAACATTTAATCCAGGAAGAAAAGCTGCGGCTTCAGCAGGCTGAAATGATGGCAAAATTTGCCGAGTTTTCCCCCGACATAATTTTGCGTGTTGATGTTGAGGGAAAAATAATTCTTGCTAACAATACCGCTCATAAAGCGTTTCACCATAGTCATCAGCTTCTCGGTGAGCAAATTCAAAACCTACTTCCCTTCTTAATAGATGTAAATATAGAGCAGATTATTGATAATAATATAATTACCGATTACAGTTATCAACTAAATAATTCTCACTTTCAATTTTTACTTGCGGGAGTTGCAAAGTTTAATGTTTGCCAGGTTTACGGGAGAGATATTTCACAGCTCAAAAAAACTGAGGAGAATCTTATTGACGCGCTTGGCAGAGCCGAGGAATCAAAAAAACTTAAAGAGTTTTTCTTAGCTCAAATTTCACACGAGATAAGATCTCCCCTAAATGTTATTGTTGGATATTCTGATTACCTCAAAGATGAATTATTAAGAGAAGGCATCCCCGATTATTCTCCAATTCTTTTGGCAATAAAAAATAACAGCAAGCGACTTTATAGAACTTTTGATCTTCTACTGAACATGTCCCAAATTCATGCGGGTAAGTATGAACCACGCTTCGAAAAAGTAAATCTGCAAGCTTTAATACTTACCATACTCGAGGAGTATAATTCACTTGCTCAGGAAAAAGAATTAAATATTGAATTTGTAAATGAACTACAGCCCGAATTTTCAATATTAATAGACTACTACAGCATTATTCACGCGTTTTCTAATCTATTAGATAATGCCATCAAATACACCGATTCCGGCAAAATCGAAATAAGAATCAGGCGAGATGATAAATATGTTTGCGTTGATTTTAAAGATACCGGGAAAGGTATGGGGAAGGAATATATTGATAGACTATTCACTCCGTTTACTCAGGAAGAAATGGGGTATACAAGAAAGTATGATGGCACCGGATTGGGATTGGCCATCGTAAAAAATTATATTGATCAGAACGGGGGAAAAATTCACGTTAAATCAGAAATAAATAAAGGTACAACATTTACCGTTTTATTAAAGGAAGGATATAAATGGGCACAGCAATTCAAAAACCCAAACTTCTAA
- a CDS encoding response regulator → MGTAIQKPKLLITEDDYENQKFLNLFLKKYFAIDMCDSSETFYAHINNEQYDIILMDISIKGKKNGLDLTREMRQNPKYLDTPIICYTAHAYNIDRLNALDAGCDIYISKPSDIKYLLKSMFQLLESKGKILYGNGISESECYCTS, encoded by the coding sequence ATGGGCACAGCAATTCAAAAACCCAAACTTCTAATTACTGAGGATGATTACGAGAATCAGAAATTTCTCAATTTATTTTTAAAAAAATATTTTGCTATAGATATGTGCGACTCATCCGAAACATTTTATGCTCATATCAACAACGAGCAGTATGACATTATCTTAATGGATATTTCAATTAAGGGGAAGAAAAATGGATTGGACCTTACACGCGAAATGAGGCAAAACCCAAAGTATCTCGATACGCCAATAATTTGTTACACAGCTCATGCATATAATATAGATAGATTAAATGCTCTTGATGCGGGATGCGATATTTATATAAGCAAGCCATCGGACATAAAGTATCTGCTTAAATCGATGTTTCAGCTTCTGGAATCTAAGGGAAAAATATTATATGGTAATGGAATTTCCGAATCTGAATGTTATTGCACATCATAA
- the ahcY gene encoding adenosylhomocysteinase: MSQALDTKQLNYKVKDMSLAEWGRKEISLAEAEMPGLMTLRADYGKSKPLKGARIAGCLHMTIQTAVLIETLIELGAEVKWSSCNIFSTQDHAAAAIAAAGIPVYAWKGMNLEEFDWCIEQTLFFGEDKKPLNMILDDGGDLTNMVLDKFPELISGIKGISEETTTGVHRLYERVEKGTLQIPAINVNDSVTKSKFDNKYGCRESLVDAIRRATDLMMAGKVAVVAGYGDVGKGSAQSLRSAGVRVIVTEIDPICALQAAMDGYEVKKMIDAIPRADIVVTATGNVDIISEQHFKKMKDKAIVCNIGHFDNEIDMAWLNDNYGNTRDTIKPQVDKYTIDGKDIIVLAEGRLVNLGCATGHPSFVMSNSFTNQVLAQIELWNNSDNYENKVYMLPKHLDEKVAMLHLSKIGVELDLLNEKQAKYIGVKVEGPFKPDYYRY; the protein is encoded by the coding sequence ATGAGTCAAGCATTAGATACAAAACAACTAAATTATAAAGTAAAAGATATGTCACTTGCCGAATGGGGAAGAAAAGAAATATCATTGGCTGAAGCTGAAATGCCCGGATTAATGACGCTTCGTGCGGACTATGGAAAATCAAAACCCTTAAAGGGTGCCCGCATTGCCGGTTGTTTGCATATGACGATTCAAACTGCAGTATTAATTGAAACACTCATCGAATTAGGTGCCGAAGTAAAATGGTCATCATGCAATATATTTTCTACTCAAGATCATGCCGCCGCCGCAATTGCAGCAGCGGGAATTCCTGTTTATGCTTGGAAGGGAATGAACCTGGAAGAATTTGATTGGTGTATTGAACAAACATTATTCTTTGGTGAAGATAAAAAACCGCTAAACATGATTCTTGATGATGGAGGTGACCTTACTAATATGGTACTTGATAAATTTCCCGAATTAATTTCCGGTATCAAGGGAATCTCAGAAGAAACAACTACTGGTGTTCATCGTTTATATGAAAGAGTTGAAAAAGGTACTTTACAAATCCCGGCAATTAATGTAAACGATTCTGTTACCAAATCAAAATTTGATAATAAATATGGATGCCGTGAATCATTGGTTGATGCGATTAGAAGAGCAACCGATTTAATGATGGCTGGTAAAGTTGCAGTTGTAGCCGGTTATGGTGATGTTGGAAAAGGATCTGCCCAAAGTTTGAGAAGTGCTGGCGTTAGAGTAATTGTAACGGAAATTGATCCAATATGTGCTCTTCAAGCGGCAATGGACGGATACGAAGTTAAAAAAATGATTGACGCTATTCCGCGTGCTGATATTGTTGTAACGGCAACCGGTAATGTTGATATCATTTCGGAACAACATTTCAAAAAAATGAAAGATAAAGCAATTGTTTGTAACATCGGTCATTTTGATAACGAAATTGACATGGCCTGGCTTAATGATAATTATGGAAACACAAGAGATACAATTAAACCGCAAGTTGATAAATATACAATTGATGGTAAAGATATAATTGTATTAGCTGAAGGAAGATTAGTCAATCTTGGCTGTGCAACGGGTCATCCTTCATTTGTGATGTCGAATTCTTTCACGAATCAGGTTCTTGCTCAAATAGAATTGTGGAATAATTCAGATAACTATGAAAATAAAGTATATATGCTTCCTAAACATTTAGATGAAAAGGTAGCAATGCTTCATCTATCAAAAATTGGCGTTGAGCTTGATTTGTTGAATGAAAAGCAGGCTAAATATATTGGGGTTAAAGTAGAGGGACCATTTAAGCCCGATTACTACCGTTATTAA
- the metK gene encoding methionine adenosyltransferase, with product MSYLFTSESVSEGHPDKVCDAISDGVLDAIFSQDPNARVACETFVTTGLVVVGGEVTTKAYIDIEKVVRNTIKNIGYTKAEYKFDSESCGVLNAIHSQSPDIAMGVDKGGAGDQGIMFGYACDQTPEYMPMPIVYAHKLVKKLSDVRKKNLKLMPYLRPDAKSQVTIEYDDNGKPLRVDTVVISTQHDGNVSQNKINADVIQHIIKAIIPSKYLDKKTKYYVNPTGRFEIGGPHGDSGLTGRKIIVDTYGGWAPHGGGAFSGKDPSKVDRSATYAARHIAKNVVAAKLAKECLVQVAYAIGVAEPVSIFVDTKGTGKISDIKIAEMIKKEVDLTPKGIITRLKLRRPIYQKTSSYGHFGRNDKDFTWEQLDLVSTFKKYI from the coding sequence ATGTCATACTTATTTACTTCAGAATCTGTTTCGGAAGGGCATCCGGATAAAGTATGTGATGCAATTTCGGATGGAGTTTTAGACGCGATCTTTTCCCAAGACCCTAATGCCCGTGTTGCGTGCGAGACTTTTGTAACAACCGGATTAGTAGTAGTTGGTGGTGAAGTTACAACTAAAGCATATATAGATATTGAAAAAGTTGTTCGAAACACAATTAAAAATATAGGCTATACTAAAGCTGAATATAAATTTGATTCCGAATCTTGCGGCGTTCTCAACGCAATTCATTCTCAATCTCCAGATATCGCCATGGGTGTTGATAAAGGCGGTGCCGGAGATCAGGGAATTATGTTTGGTTATGCATGCGATCAAACGCCGGAATATATGCCAATGCCAATTGTTTATGCCCACAAACTAGTAAAAAAACTTTCGGATGTTAGAAAGAAAAATTTAAAATTAATGCCATACTTAAGACCCGACGCCAAATCTCAAGTAACGATTGAATATGATGATAATGGAAAACCATTACGAGTGGATACTGTAGTAATATCAACTCAGCATGATGGAAATGTAAGTCAGAATAAAATTAATGCAGATGTTATTCAGCATATAATTAAAGCAATTATACCTTCGAAATATCTAGATAAAAAAACAAAGTATTATGTTAATCCTACCGGTCGTTTTGAAATTGGCGGTCCTCATGGCGATAGTGGGTTAACTGGAAGAAAGATTATTGTAGATACTTACGGTGGATGGGCACCACATGGCGGTGGTGCTTTTAGTGGTAAAGATCCATCTAAAGTTGATCGAAGCGCAACTTATGCCGCCCGTCATATTGCTAAGAATGTTGTTGCGGCAAAACTAGCTAAAGAATGTTTAGTGCAAGTTGCTTATGCAATCGGAGTTGCTGAACCTGTTTCAATATTTGTTGATACTAAAGGAACCGGTAAAATTTCCGATATCAAAATAGCGGAGATGATTAAAAAGGAAGTTGATTTAACTCCTAAAGGAATTATTACAAGATTAAAATTGAGAAGACCAATTTACCAAAAGACTTCTTCCTATGGTCATTTCGGAAGAAATGATAAGGATTTCACATGGGAACAATTGGATCTTGTTTCGACATTTAAGAAATATATTTAA
- a CDS encoding nucleotidyl transferase, protein MRAVIPVAGIGTRLKPHTYSLPKVLLNVGGKPIIGHIIEKLIAEKIFKATFVIGYLGEKVVEYVTNTYPELDAKFVTQEIALGLGHAISVASETFDDEEIFIILGDTVFDVNLSKVFQSKTSALGVKSVEDPSRFGVAICKDDQIVRLVEKPKEPISKLALVGLYYIKDSRLLVESLNELFDKDIRTKGEFQLTDALQIMINKGEYFTTFPVEGWYDCGKPETLLNTNQFLLKNGGTHKIYDSVVIVDPVYIAESAIVENSIIGPFTTISDNCEIIDSIIKNTIVNSGARIEKAMLKDSIIGNNALVKSSFKKLNAGDSSEIEFN, encoded by the coding sequence ATGAGGGCAGTAATACCGGTTGCAGGTATTGGTACACGTCTAAAGCCGCATACATATTCTCTTCCAAAAGTATTATTAAATGTTGGTGGTAAACCCATCATCGGTCACATTATTGAAAAACTAATTGCTGAAAAAATATTTAAAGCCACCTTTGTTATAGGTTACCTTGGTGAAAAAGTTGTGGAATATGTAACAAACACATATCCTGAGTTGGATGCAAAGTTCGTTACTCAAGAAATTGCACTGGGATTAGGTCACGCTATATCCGTGGCGTCAGAAACATTTGATGATGAAGAGATCTTTATTATTCTTGGCGATACAGTTTTTGATGTTAATCTGTCTAAAGTATTTCAAAGTAAAACTAGCGCTCTAGGTGTTAAAAGCGTAGAAGATCCTTCCCGCTTTGGTGTGGCGATTTGCAAAGATGATCAGATCGTTCGCTTAGTTGAAAAACCCAAAGAACCAATTTCTAAGCTTGCTCTGGTAGGTTTGTATTATATTAAAGATTCGAGATTACTTGTTGAATCTTTAAACGAATTATTTGACAAAGATATTAGAACAAAAGGGGAGTTCCAGCTTACTGATGCGTTGCAGATAATGATTAACAAAGGTGAATATTTTACTACATTTCCAGTTGAAGGCTGGTATGATTGCGGGAAACCAGAAACTCTTCTTAATACAAATCAATTTTTACTAAAGAATGGTGGAACTCACAAAATATACGATAGTGTTGTAATTGTTGATCCAGTTTATATAGCAGAAAGCGCCATTGTTGAAAACTCAATTATTGGACCATTTACTACAATTTCGGATAATTGTGAGATCATAGATTCAATCATCAAAAATACCATAGTTAACTCGGGCGCAAGAATTGAAAAAGCTATGCTTAAGGATTCAATAATCGGCAATAACGCTTTAGTAAAAAGTAGTTTTAAAAAACTTAATGCAGGCGATTCATCAGAAATAGAATTTAACTAA
- a CDS encoding nitronate monooxygenase: MHIKNRISELFGITYPIIQAGMVWVSGWRLASAVSDNGGLGLIGAGSMKPLLLSEHIKKCFAATNKPFGVNIPLLRGDAEDLINTVINENVKIVFTSAGHPGKYIDLLKKNNIIVVHVVPTLKYALKAESVGCDAVVGEGVEAGGHNGTDEITTFSLIPQLSSNLKIPIVAAGGIVNGAGILAALSLGAEGVQIGTLFAATEESSAHINYKNAIINSSDTDSVLILKKIGLVRALKNNFTTVIQKAESENIKADDLKLLLGSKREMHGIFEGDTIEGLLEAGQGSGLIKKISTVRDTINLLVEDFDNNLARINEMANIR; encoded by the coding sequence GTGCATATCAAGAATCGTATATCTGAATTATTTGGAATTACTTATCCAATCATTCAGGCGGGAATGGTTTGGGTTAGCGGATGGAGATTAGCTTCGGCAGTTTCTGATAATGGTGGATTGGGTTTAATTGGTGCCGGTTCAATGAAACCGTTGCTGCTTTCAGAACATATTAAAAAGTGTTTCGCCGCAACTAATAAACCGTTTGGAGTCAACATTCCACTATTAAGAGGTGATGCTGAAGATTTAATAAATACTGTAATAAATGAAAATGTTAAGATTGTATTCACATCAGCTGGTCACCCTGGTAAATATATTGATCTACTCAAAAAAAATAATATCATCGTAGTACATGTAGTCCCTACTTTAAAATATGCTTTAAAAGCTGAAAGCGTTGGATGCGACGCGGTGGTTGGTGAAGGAGTTGAGGCCGGAGGTCATAATGGCACCGATGAAATTACTACATTTTCTTTGATCCCTCAGCTCTCATCAAATTTAAAAATTCCTATTGTCGCGGCTGGTGGTATTGTTAATGGTGCCGGTATATTAGCAGCTTTATCATTAGGCGCTGAAGGAGTTCAGATTGGAACCTTGTTCGCCGCCACGGAAGAGTCATCCGCGCATATTAATTATAAAAATGCTATTATAAATTCCTCTGATACTGACTCTGTACTAATTCTCAAAAAAATTGGATTGGTACGTGCATTAAAGAACAATTTCACCACTGTTATTCAAAAAGCCGAATCCGAGAACATTAAAGCTGATGATTTGAAATTACTCCTTGGTTCTAAAAGAGAGATGCATGGTATTTTTGAGGGAGATACTATTGAGGGATTACTTGAAGCTGGTCAGGGTTCTGGCCTAATAAAAAAAATAAGCACTGTTAGGGATACTATAAATTTATTAGTTGAAGATTTCGATAATAACCTAGCAAGAATAAATGAAATGGCCAATATTAGATGA
- the dxr gene encoding 1-deoxy-D-xylulose-5-phosphate reductoisomerase, giving the protein MKQLLLLGSTGSIGLNTLELVRTFPDKFSISGLSANENIDELHKQILEFNPHKAAVRNVEKAKILREMVGNKCEILSGDQGILEITRNSDYDVFVSALVGFAGLTPTIEAIKKKKRIALANKETLVVAGEIVSLLCNEYDVDLLPIDSEHSAIFQSLVGENRRRINKIILTASGGPFREKPIGELNKVTVKEALNHPNWKMGNKITIDSASMMNKGLEVIEAYWLFNLPKEKIEVVIHPQSIIHSMVEFIDGSIKAQLSTPDMKLPILYALTYPDRLSYNGVATDFKKINQMTFFEPDFNKFRCLKLAYDVIEIGGTAPCVLNAANEIAVEKFLEGKIKFLQIPEIILQALEKIKIEKSASLETIIEADFLTRDYLKRIFN; this is encoded by the coding sequence ATGAAACAGCTTTTGCTGCTTGGTTCAACTGGTTCTATAGGTTTAAATACCCTTGAGTTGGTTAGAACATTCCCCGATAAATTTTCGATATCCGGTTTATCCGCTAATGAAAATATTGATGAACTTCATAAACAAATATTAGAGTTCAATCCTCATAAAGCCGCAGTTCGAAATGTTGAAAAAGCAAAAATATTAAGAGAAATGGTAGGCAATAAATGTGAAATTCTCTCGGGGGATCAGGGAATTTTAGAAATAACTCGCAATTCTGATTATGATGTTTTCGTCTCAGCTCTTGTTGGTTTTGCAGGTTTAACGCCTACAATTGAAGCGATAAAAAAGAAAAAACGAATTGCTTTGGCAAATAAGGAAACATTGGTTGTTGCAGGAGAAATTGTTTCTTTACTTTGTAATGAATACGATGTTGATTTACTTCCAATCGATTCTGAGCATAGCGCCATTTTTCAGTCCCTTGTTGGAGAGAATAGACGTCGAATCAATAAAATAATTTTGACCGCCTCAGGCGGACCATTTCGTGAGAAACCAATTGGTGAGTTAAATAAGGTAACTGTGAAAGAGGCACTAAATCATCCAAATTGGAAAATGGGAAATAAAATAACCATTGATTCGGCAAGTATGATGAATAAAGGTCTCGAGGTGATTGAGGCTTATTGGTTATTTAATCTTCCTAAAGAAAAAATTGAAGTGGTGATTCATCCGCAATCTATAATTCACTCAATGGTAGAATTTATTGACGGCTCCATAAAAGCACAACTTAGCACGCCCGACATGAAACTTCCCATTTTGTACGCCCTAACTTATCCAGATAGATTAAGTTATAATGGTGTAGCTACTGACTTTAAAAAAATAAATCAAATGACGTTTTTTGAGCCAGATTTTAATAAATTTAGGTGTTTAAAACTGGCATATGATGTAATTGAGATTGGCGGTACTGCTCCTTGTGTCTTGAATGCCGCTAATGAGATTGCTGTAGAAAAATTTTTAGAGGGCAAAATAAAATTTTTACAGATTCCCGAAATAATTTTACAAGCGCTTGAAAAAATAAAAATTGAAAAATCAGCATCTCTGGAAACAATTATCGAAGCAGATTTTTTAACACGAGATTATCTGAAAAGAATATTTAACTAA
- the rseP gene encoding RIP metalloprotease RseP produces the protein MDYLIYFIVTIAILVFVHEFGHFAAAKISKMRVDVFAIGFGKRLFGFNKLTGFTFGNLPTDFDGQGNTDYRLCLLPFGGYVKITGMVDESLDTKSLESEPKPYEFRAKSTIAKLFVITAGVAMNLLLTLVIFWGINFFQGKQVFNTTTIHRIESDSKAAEVGFKSGDSIVEINGVFVNNWDDVVENLIAKNLTTDATVTVYRDSAKVNLNIPRKFINDSAQEGFFLVPSPSQPVIIEVVKNSPAEDAGLKPRDIILEMNNEVLTDGLMINNIITSNKTSEISIVLLRDLDTIRTMVKPSMEGKIGISHSLAYTGNITYKTYGFLTSITQSFANAADYTVLTLSMLKNVITGKIEFKQAFGGPVKIAQFAAKSADTGIIAFLYFLAMLSLSLAIINILPFPVLDGGHFVIILIEGLFRRELPLKVKIVIQNTGFAILLLLMAFIIYNDLISL, from the coding sequence ATGGACTACTTAATATATTTTATTGTCACTATAGCAATACTGGTTTTTGTTCATGAGTTCGGACATTTTGCCGCGGCAAAAATCTCTAAGATGAGGGTGGATGTATTTGCTATTGGGTTTGGTAAAAGACTCTTTGGCTTTAATAAACTAACCGGGTTCACTTTTGGAAACCTTCCTACCGATTTCGATGGACAAGGAAATACTGATTACAGATTATGTCTCCTTCCTTTTGGAGGATATGTAAAAATTACAGGCATGGTTGATGAAAGTCTTGATACAAAATCACTAGAATCTGAACCAAAACCGTATGAGTTTAGAGCCAAATCTACTATCGCTAAATTATTTGTTATTACTGCCGGTGTTGCAATGAATCTACTGCTGACATTAGTAATATTTTGGGGTATTAATTTCTTTCAAGGTAAACAGGTATTTAATACTACCACAATTCATAGAATTGAAAGCGATAGTAAAGCCGCTGAGGTTGGATTTAAGTCGGGCGATTCTATAGTTGAGATTAATGGTGTCTTTGTTAATAATTGGGATGATGTAGTAGAAAATCTTATCGCCAAAAATTTAACTACCGACGCTACGGTTACTGTTTACCGCGATAGCGCGAAAGTGAATTTGAACATTCCAAGAAAATTTATAAACGATTCGGCTCAAGAGGGTTTTTTCTTAGTTCCGTCACCATCACAACCGGTAATAATTGAGGTGGTAAAAAATTCGCCAGCAGAAGACGCCGGATTAAAACCCCGCGACATCATTCTTGAAATGAATAATGAGGTTTTAACTGATGGATTAATGATAAACAATATTATTACTTCAAATAAAACTTCTGAAATTTCTATTGTATTACTGAGAGATCTTGATACAATCAGAACGATGGTTAAACCAAGCATGGAAGGTAAAATTGGAATTTCACATTCATTAGCTTATACGGGAAACATTACATACAAGACATATGGGTTCTTAACTTCAATTACTCAAAGCTTTGCAAACGCAGCCGATTATACAGTATTAACTCTCTCTATGCTAAAGAATGTTATAACCGGAAAAATTGAATTTAAGCAAGCCTTTGGTGGACCAGTTAAAATTGCGCAGTTTGCAGCTAAAAGTGCAGACACCGGAATAATCGCTTTCTTATACTTTTTAGCTATGCTAAGTTTGAGCCTTGCTATTATTAATATACTTCCATTCCCTGTTTTAGATGGTGGACATTTTGTGATAATTTTAATTGAGGGATTGTTCAGAAGAGAATTGCCTCTAAAGGTAAAAATCGTAATTCAAAATACTGGCTTCGCTATTCTATTGTTATTAATGGCGTTTATTATTTATAATGATCTTATAAGTCTCTAA